A genome region from Streptomyces xanthophaeus includes the following:
- a CDS encoding multidrug effflux MFS transporter: MSNDAAGRHTRFIVLLAALVALGPLSIDGYLPGLPDLAGDLRASAAATQLTITACLAGLAIGQLIAGPLSDTYGRRRPLLAGLALYTIASALCAVAPDVRTFVGLRLVQGIGGAFGIVIANAMVRDRTSGTGTARLFSALTLITGLAPVFAPVLGGQLLRVTAWPGIFVSLAVLGAVMLAASAAGLPETRSRASRQPLPAVVGQLLSDRVFTGYVLANGLVFAAMFAYISGSPFVLQEIHGLSPQQYSAVFAVNAAGLIAAAQISGRLVARAGARVLLLAGLLGATAGGTTVLGAVLTRAPLPVLLIGLFVLVSSVGLVMPNAAAQALADHGGHAGSAAALLGFSQFMIGGALAPLAGAGGATDALPMGIIVAVLPALALLTLGVLTRSMPGERTRRPARQGPAGHRRPRRHIDRGRAGIQ, from the coding sequence ATGAGCAACGACGCCGCCGGCCGGCACACCCGATTCATCGTCCTGCTCGCAGCGCTCGTGGCCCTGGGACCACTGTCCATCGACGGCTACCTGCCCGGGCTGCCGGACCTCGCCGGCGACCTGCGCGCCAGCGCCGCGGCCACCCAGCTCACCATCACCGCCTGTCTGGCCGGGCTGGCCATCGGGCAGCTGATCGCCGGGCCGCTGAGCGACACCTACGGCCGGCGGCGTCCGTTGCTGGCGGGCCTCGCCCTCTACACGATCGCCAGCGCGCTCTGCGCGGTGGCGCCCGACGTCCGGACCTTCGTCGGCCTACGCCTGGTCCAGGGCATCGGCGGGGCGTTCGGCATCGTCATCGCCAACGCCATGGTCCGCGACCGCACCTCCGGAACCGGCACCGCACGTCTCTTCTCCGCACTGACCTTGATCACCGGCCTGGCGCCGGTGTTCGCGCCGGTCCTCGGCGGCCAGCTACTGCGCGTCACGGCCTGGCCGGGGATCTTCGTGAGCCTGGCCGTACTCGGCGCCGTGATGCTGGCGGCCTCCGCCGCAGGACTGCCGGAGACCCGGTCCCGCGCGTCACGTCAGCCGCTGCCGGCTGTCGTCGGGCAGCTGCTCAGCGACCGGGTCTTCACCGGGTACGTCCTGGCCAACGGCCTGGTCTTCGCGGCGATGTTCGCCTACATCTCCGGCTCGCCGTTCGTCCTGCAGGAAATCCACGGCCTGTCACCGCAGCAGTACAGCGCCGTGTTCGCCGTCAACGCCGCCGGACTCATTGCGGCCGCCCAGATCAGCGGCCGGCTGGTGGCCCGGGCCGGCGCCCGCGTGCTGCTGCTCGCCGGTCTGCTGGGCGCGACAGCCGGTGGCACCACGGTCCTGGGCGCGGTGCTGACACGGGCACCCCTGCCCGTGCTCCTGATCGGCCTGTTCGTCCTGGTCTCCAGCGTGGGCCTGGTCATGCCGAACGCCGCGGCCCAGGCCCTGGCCGACCACGGCGGACACGCCGGGTCGGCAGCCGCTCTGCTCGGCTTCAGCCAGTTCATGATCGGCGGGGCACTTGCTCCGCTGGCCGGCGCGGGTGGCGCCACCGACGCCTTGCCGATGGGAATCATCGTCGCCGTGCTGCCGGCGCTCGCTCTGCTCACACTCGGCGTCCTCACCCGGTCGATGCCCGGTGAGCGCACTCGCAGGCCGGCTCGCCAAGGACCTGCCGGGCACCGGCGACCGCGCCGGCACATCGATCGGGGACGAGCCGGCATCCAGTGA
- a CDS encoding NAD(P)-dependent oxidoreductase: protein MKIVLFGASGNIGRPTTEELLRRGHTVTAVTRAGHVDGLEHKALTVTTGDVTDAAAVAGLAASHDAVLSAVGPRIGQENDRATIVGAARALIDGLRRAGVTRLVTIGGAGSLRTPTGARVMDDPDFPALWKANAEAQSEALDLYRGVHDLDWTYVSPAAVIGAGERTGAYRSAGDTLLTDDDGNSRISYADYAIALADAIESGTAIRRRITVAY, encoded by the coding sequence ATGAAGATCGTCCTGTTCGGTGCCAGCGGCAACATCGGCCGGCCCACCACCGAGGAACTACTGCGTCGCGGCCACACCGTCACCGCGGTCACCCGAGCCGGCCACGTCGACGGCCTCGAGCACAAGGCCCTGACCGTGACCACCGGTGACGTCACAGACGCCGCCGCGGTCGCCGGCCTCGCCGCCTCCCACGACGCCGTACTGTCGGCCGTCGGCCCCCGGATCGGCCAGGAGAACGACCGCGCCACGATCGTCGGTGCCGCCCGTGCGCTGATCGACGGACTCCGCCGAGCCGGCGTCACCCGCCTGGTCACCATCGGCGGTGCCGGTAGCCTGCGCACGCCGACCGGCGCCCGGGTCATGGACGACCCGGACTTCCCCGCGCTGTGGAAGGCCAACGCCGAGGCCCAGTCCGAAGCGCTCGACCTCTACCGCGGCGTGCACGACCTCGACTGGACGTACGTGTCGCCCGCCGCGGTCATCGGAGCGGGCGAGCGGACCGGGGCCTACCGCAGCGCCGGGGACACCCTGCTCACCGACGACGACGGCAACAGCCGCATCTCGTACGCCGACTACGCGATCGCCCTGGCCGACGCGATCGAGAGCGGCACCGCGATCCGCCGCCGCATCACCGTGGCGTACTGA
- a CDS encoding MBL fold metallo-hydrolase — MTTTLSVRRLAWAGVEIRLGGTRLLIDPLENVAPLAPVMGPPHRPVDPVDTPPGTHALITHLHPDHYDHDLIARIAATGTIGCHTPSAAALHEAGITPVAQDLGRSRRIGELTVTPVTSLDWRGNDCDQVAWVVEGGGRRVIHCGDTQWHGSWWQIARDHGPFDVAFVPVNGVIAHFEGYAANVPATMTPEQGVEAAVALGAGTVCAMHYGLFHNPPFYTEQPDIEQRFQHAADERGITAAIVADGQPVL; from the coding sequence ATGACCACCACCCTTTCCGTGCGTCGGCTGGCCTGGGCCGGCGTCGAGATCCGTCTCGGCGGCACCCGCCTGCTGATCGACCCGCTCGAGAACGTCGCTCCGCTGGCGCCGGTGATGGGGCCGCCGCACCGGCCGGTCGACCCGGTCGATACCCCGCCCGGCACCCACGCCCTCATCACCCACCTGCACCCCGACCACTACGACCACGACCTGATCGCCCGGATCGCGGCCACCGGCACGATCGGCTGCCACACCCCGAGCGCGGCGGCGCTGCACGAGGCGGGCATCACCCCCGTTGCCCAGGACCTGGGCCGGTCACGCCGCATCGGAGAGCTGACCGTCACCCCGGTGACCTCGCTGGACTGGCGCGGCAACGACTGTGACCAGGTCGCCTGGGTCGTCGAAGGCGGCGGCCGGCGGGTCATCCACTGCGGCGACACCCAGTGGCACGGCAGCTGGTGGCAGATCGCCCGCGACCACGGCCCGTTCGACGTCGCGTTCGTCCCGGTCAACGGCGTCATCGCCCACTTCGAGGGCTACGCGGCCAACGTCCCGGCGACCATGACCCCCGAGCAGGGCGTCGAGGCCGCCGTCGCACTCGGCGCCGGCACCGTCTGCGCCATGCACTACGGCCTGTTCCACAACCCGCCGTTCTACACCGAACAACCCGACATCGAGCAGCGCTTCCAGCACGCCGCCGACGAGCGCGGCATCACCGCGGCCATCGTCGCCGACGGCCAGCCCGTCCTCTGA
- a CDS encoding winged helix-turn-helix transcriptional regulator, with the protein MRTYGQYCGIAKTLDTVGDRWTLLIVRELFALGPCRHTDLRNGLPGIASNLLVDRLRELEEAGLIHREAAPPPVATTLFSLTERGRELEPVLRELSRWGMPLLREPGGSETFRTHWLDMPARALTDHRPDQPAIALQLHADGSEDLVIEVKDGSVHTHAGRVDHPTASLTGPPHLLAATLLGDLDLSAAVQQGLRLSGEREAVLRILPR; encoded by the coding sequence ATGCGCACTTACGGGCAGTACTGCGGCATCGCGAAAACACTGGACACCGTCGGCGACCGATGGACCCTGCTGATCGTCCGTGAACTGTTCGCCCTGGGGCCGTGCCGGCACACCGACCTGCGCAACGGGCTGCCCGGGATCGCCAGCAACCTGCTGGTCGACCGGCTCCGCGAACTCGAGGAAGCCGGCCTGATCCACCGCGAGGCCGCCCCGCCGCCGGTGGCCACCACCCTGTTCTCCCTCACCGAGCGCGGCCGCGAGCTGGAGCCGGTGCTGCGGGAGCTGAGCCGGTGGGGCATGCCGCTGTTGCGTGAGCCGGGCGGCAGCGAGACCTTCCGCACCCACTGGCTGGACATGCCCGCCCGGGCACTGACCGACCACCGCCCCGACCAGCCGGCAATCGCCCTGCAACTGCACGCCGACGGCAGCGAGGACCTGGTCATCGAAGTCAAGGACGGCTCGGTGCACACCCACGCCGGCCGGGTCGACCACCCCACCGCGTCACTGACCGGACCGCCGCACCTGCTGGCCGCGACCCTGCTCGGCGACCTCGATCTGAGCGCCGCAGTACAGCAAGGCCTGCGGCTCAGCGGCGAACGCGAGGCAGTATTGCGCATCCTGCCCCGCTGA
- a CDS encoding HPP family protein: protein MNADSVLPHRHAPGARTPHDDVPLPKRRGRAGATLHGVGAVTAVLLVLAAIGAAIGEPVLIPSLAASAGVLHSTPTLPTAQPRSVVVAHLLGAGAGYVVLALWQSSPWSAALAGGLTFAATTLARTPHSPACATAVVVVLQAPAPARFVPLLLGATVVLVLAGFAASRVRREAARYPVRWW from the coding sequence GTGAACGCTGACTCCGTACTGCCCCACCGGCACGCGCCCGGCGCCCGGACGCCTCACGACGACGTACCGCTCCCGAAGCGGCGCGGGCGTGCGGGCGCGACCCTCCACGGCGTCGGCGCGGTCACCGCCGTCCTGCTCGTACTCGCGGCCATCGGGGCGGCGATCGGCGAACCGGTGCTCATACCGTCCCTTGCCGCCAGTGCCGGAGTCCTGCACAGCACGCCCACCCTGCCCACGGCCCAGCCCCGGAGCGTCGTCGTCGCGCATCTGCTGGGTGCCGGAGCCGGGTACGTGGTCCTCGCGCTGTGGCAGAGCAGCCCCTGGAGCGCGGCGCTGGCCGGAGGGCTGACGTTCGCCGCGACCACCCTCGCCCGGACCCCGCACTCGCCCGCCTGCGCCACCGCCGTCGTCGTCGTGCTCCAGGCCCCGGCACCTGCGCGGTTCGTCCCCCTGCTGCTCGGCGCCACCGTGGTCCTCGTCCTCGCCGGCTTCGCGGCGTCCCGCGTACGCCGGGAAGCAGCGCGTTACCCCGTCCGCTGGTGGTAG
- a CDS encoding dihydrofolate reductase family protein has translation MRKIRAQLFISLDGVVEAPDQWHFPYFNEEMGAAVDATLGRADTLLLGRRTYDSFAGAWPDREAAGGEDAPFARVLGDARKIVVSNGPSDFTWRNSELLVGDLATAVAALKNEPDTDAPVWISGSVSVVRQLLAAGLLDELNLLLHPIAVRNGMRLFEEDAPSIPLELVSAETFRTGVLNLFYAVAPAPGEGTYEDAKTYLPQH, from the coding sequence ATGAGGAAGATCAGGGCGCAGCTGTTCATCTCGCTCGACGGTGTCGTGGAGGCGCCCGACCAGTGGCACTTCCCCTACTTCAACGAGGAGATGGGCGCGGCCGTCGACGCGACCCTCGGCAGGGCCGACACCCTGCTGCTCGGGCGCCGGACCTACGACAGCTTCGCGGGCGCCTGGCCGGACCGGGAAGCCGCCGGAGGGGAGGACGCCCCGTTCGCCCGGGTGCTCGGTGACGCCCGCAAGATCGTGGTGTCGAACGGCCCGTCGGACTTCACCTGGCGGAACTCCGAACTGCTCGTCGGCGACCTCGCCACAGCGGTCGCCGCGCTGAAGAACGAGCCGGACACGGACGCACCCGTCTGGATCAGCGGCTCGGTCTCCGTCGTCCGTCAACTGCTGGCCGCCGGGCTCCTGGACGAACTGAACCTCCTCCTGCACCCGATCGCCGTACGCAACGGCATGCGCCTGTTCGAGGAGGACGCGCCGTCGATCCCGCTGGAGCTGGTGTCCGCCGAGACCTTCCGGACCGGTGTGCTGAACCTCTTCTACGCCGTGGCCCCCGCACCCGGTGAGGGGACGTACGAGGACGCCAAGACCTACCTGCCCCAGCACTAG
- a CDS encoding ClC family H(+)/Cl(-) exchange transporter, whose product MAGALVGLVGGGFRWCLEHADQLRGSVLEAAAGLGAAGRLIPVALTAVGAAVACAIARRVPHAAGSGIQHVEAVWRQEAEARAAWLLPAKFLGGLIAIGSGLVLGREGPIVHMGAAIGSAAGRRGHLDAGDSMDSGGAEDVQGAEDVRMLHTALGGAGLAVAFTAPLGGLLFVCEEVTGTVRPRLVLLTLVGTVTAVACSQLIVGDALVLPLSDAPAPPLWMLPVFLLSGVTAGALGAAYSALVVRTLEVCDRLTRVPLVARAAVIGAGVGALMAIDPLLTGGGDQLSERLLTGGSLTVAALVLCLAVRFVAGPLSYAAATPGGLFAPLLALGALWGTLTHAIASPLLPAGSAGAGAFAVVGMAAVFTGVVRAPLTGAVLVAEMTGSGTLLLPLLIACFAASVTADRLGSEPVYDALRRRMLERA is encoded by the coding sequence GTGGCGGGCGCTCTCGTCGGGCTGGTCGGCGGCGGATTCCGGTGGTGCCTGGAGCACGCCGACCAACTGCGCGGTTCGGTTCTGGAGGCGGCCGCCGGGCTGGGAGCGGCGGGCCGACTGATTCCGGTCGCCCTCACCGCGGTGGGCGCCGCGGTGGCGTGTGCGATCGCCCGGCGGGTCCCGCACGCGGCGGGCAGCGGGATCCAGCACGTGGAAGCCGTATGGCGGCAGGAGGCCGAGGCACGTGCGGCCTGGCTGCTGCCCGCGAAGTTCCTGGGTGGTCTCATCGCGATCGGCTCGGGCCTGGTTCTGGGAAGGGAGGGGCCGATCGTCCACATGGGCGCCGCGATCGGGTCCGCGGCGGGCCGGCGCGGCCACCTGGACGCAGGGGACTCCATGGACTCAGGGGGCGCGGAGGACGTGCAGGGCGCGGAGGACGTCCGCATGCTGCACACCGCGCTCGGTGGGGCCGGCCTGGCGGTGGCGTTCACCGCCCCGCTGGGCGGGCTGTTGTTCGTCTGCGAGGAGGTGACCGGCACCGTCCGGCCGCGTCTGGTGCTCCTGACACTCGTCGGCACCGTCACGGCGGTGGCCTGCTCCCAGCTCATCGTGGGTGACGCGCTCGTCCTTCCGCTGTCGGACGCCCCCGCCCCACCGCTGTGGATGCTGCCGGTCTTCCTGCTCTCCGGGGTGACGGCCGGCGCGCTGGGCGCCGCCTACAGCGCTCTGGTCGTACGGACACTGGAGGTGTGCGACCGGCTGACCCGGGTGCCCCTCGTCGCACGCGCCGCGGTCATCGGGGCCGGCGTCGGCGCGCTGATGGCCATCGATCCGCTCCTCACGGGCGGCGGTGACCAGCTGAGCGAGCGGCTGCTGACGGGCGGAAGCCTGACGGTGGCGGCGCTGGTGCTCTGCCTCGCCGTCCGGTTCGTGGCCGGCCCGCTGAGCTATGCGGCCGCGACTCCCGGCGGCCTGTTCGCCCCACTGCTGGCCCTGGGAGCCCTGTGGGGGACGCTCACCCACGCGATCGCCTCCCCCTTGCTGCCGGCCGGCTCGGCGGGCGCGGGCGCGTTCGCCGTGGTGGGGATGGCCGCGGTGTTCACGGGCGTCGTAAGGGCACCACTGACGGGCGCCGTCCTGGTCGCGGAGATGACGGGGAGCGGCACGCTCCTGCTGCCCTTGCTGATTGCGTGCTTCGCCGCGAGCGTGACCGCGGACCGGCTGGGCAGCGAACCCGTCTACGACGCCCTGCGCCGCCGGATGCTGGAGCGTGCCTGA
- a CDS encoding alanine--tRNA ligase-related protein: protein MNTEQLIDTFVEYFEHRGHRRIVGSTLLPPPGDPVLFTTSGMHPLTPYLEGRPHPLGRRLVNVQRCLRTTDLEEVGDATHLTVFEMLGTWSLGDYGGPLSLDWGHGLLTEGLGVDPGRLYATVHAGDDRTGPDTASLELWQKLGVPVELTVEDNWWSNGPVGPCGPDSEIFLWSGDGPPESTPTRDDRWVEVWNHVTMTHRRLDDGSLVPLPQRNVDTGLGLERLASLLQGKPSVFECDVFDPWRSLVPGLWPLDERSLRVVCDHLRSAVVVLGDGVRPANTGQGYVLRRLVRRMLTVLWREDASRGIDDLPDELVRHTLDHFRQDMSPGDVRRILREEERRFRRLLERGRQVLARPRFRGPLTEEDFHYLHDTHGMPRELVTSLLQE from the coding sequence ATGAATACCGAGCAGCTGATCGACACGTTCGTCGAGTACTTCGAACACCGCGGGCACCGCCGTATCGTCGGCTCGACGCTGCTGCCACCGCCCGGCGACCCCGTACTCTTCACCACCTCCGGCATGCACCCGCTCACCCCGTACCTGGAGGGCCGCCCCCACCCGCTGGGCAGGCGACTGGTCAACGTCCAGCGCTGTCTGCGCACCACGGACCTGGAGGAGGTCGGCGACGCCACCCACCTGACGGTCTTCGAGATGCTCGGCACCTGGTCGCTGGGCGACTACGGAGGCCCGCTCAGTCTCGACTGGGGACACGGGCTCCTCACCGAGGGGCTGGGCGTGGATCCGGGCCGGCTGTACGCCACCGTCCACGCCGGCGACGACCGGACCGGGCCCGACACCGCCTCCCTGGAGCTGTGGCAGAAGCTCGGCGTCCCCGTCGAACTCACCGTGGAGGACAACTGGTGGTCCAACGGGCCCGTCGGCCCCTGCGGTCCCGACTCGGAGATCTTCCTGTGGAGCGGCGACGGCCCGCCCGAGTCGACGCCCACCCGCGACGACCGCTGGGTGGAGGTGTGGAACCACGTGACGATGACCCACCGCCGGCTCGACGACGGTTCCCTGGTGCCCCTTCCCCAGCGCAACGTGGACACCGGCCTAGGCCTGGAGCGGCTCGCCTCCCTGCTCCAGGGCAAGCCGTCCGTGTTCGAGTGCGACGTCTTCGACCCCTGGCGCAGCCTCGTACCGGGCCTGTGGCCCCTGGACGAACGGTCGCTGCGCGTGGTCTGCGACCACCTGCGCTCGGCCGTCGTGGTGCTCGGCGACGGCGTGCGCCCGGCCAACACCGGCCAGGGCTACGTGCTGCGACGCCTCGTGCGGCGGATGCTCACCGTGCTGTGGCGGGAGGACGCCTCGCGTGGCATCGACGACCTGCCCGACGAACTCGTCCGGCACACCCTGGACCACTTCCGGCAGGACATGAGCCCGGGCGACGTACGCCGGATCCTGCGCGAGGAGGAGCGCCGGTTCCGCCGGCTCCTGGAACGCGGGCGGCAGGTGCTCGCCCGCCCCCGGTTCCGGGGCCCGCTGACCGAGGAGGACTTCCACTACCTCCACGACACCCACGGGATGCCGCGCGAGCTGGTGACGAGCCTGCTGCAGGAGTGA